The following are from one region of the Salvia hispanica cultivar TCC Black 2014 chromosome 1, UniMelb_Shisp_WGS_1.0, whole genome shotgun sequence genome:
- the LOC125197782 gene encoding ACT domain-containing protein ACR10-like codes for MGIIYEDAVEIKEAEGDCEHTVITVNCPDKTGLGCDLCRIILLFGISISRGDVSTDGKWCYLVFWVVGKPTTRWNLLKNRLLEVCPTCPPSASGIFYYIPEFQQPRTPEVFLLKFWCSYDRKGLLHDVTEVLCELELTIKRVKVYTAPDGRVMDLFFVTDTRELLRTQTRRDETIKRLTVVLGDAMMSCDIELAAPEVASCLQSFLPSSVLENIALSAEQSAGLIASDSVSIAFDNSLSPSHTLVQIFCQDHKGLIYDIMRTLKDYNIQISYGRFSANPKGNCEMDLFLMHKDGKKITDTHKRNALTSRLEMELVRPLRVDVVSRGPDTELLVVNPVELSGRGRPLVFYDITLALKNLNINIFSVEIGRHKINDREWEVYRILLDEHDCLSATRNEIGECVRKKLMGWE; via the exons ATGGGAATCATATATGAAGATGCAGTTGAGATTAAGGAAGCTGAAGGGGATTGTGAGCACACTGTGATCACTGTGAATTGTCCAGATAAAACTGGGCTTGGTTGTGATCTCTGTAGAATTATTTTGCTTTTTGGGATTAGCATATCTAGAGGAG ACGTTTCAACAGATGGCAAATGGTGCTACTTGGTGTTTTGGGTCGTTGGTAAGCCCACAACTAGGTGGAACCTCTTGAAGAATAGGCTGCTCGAGGTTTGCCCCACTTGCCCACCATCCGCATCCGGGATATTCTACTACATCCCGGAATTTCAGCAGCCACGCACCCCGGAGGTCTTCCTCCTCAAGTTCTGGTGCTCTTATGACCGTAAAGGCCTTTTACATG ATGTCACCGAGGTTCTCTGTGAGCTGGAGCTAACGATTAAAAGAGTCAAAGTTTACACGGCACCTGATGGAAGAGTGATGGACCTCTTCTTTGTCACGGATACGAG GGAACTGCTTCGAACACAAACGAGGCGGGATGAGACGATCAAGCGCCTAACGGTTGTGCTAGGCGACGCCATGATGAGTTGTGACATCGAGCTGGCTGCCCCTGAAGTTGCTTCGTGCTTGCAGTCGTTCCTTCCATCTTCAGTTTTGGAGAATATCGCGCTTTCCGCTGAACAATCGGCCGGGCTAATTGCTTCCGATTCTGTGTCCATCGCGTTCGATAACTCCCTCAGCCCTTCTCACACCCTTGTTCAGATCTTTTGCCAGGATCACAAAGGCCTCATTTATGATATCATGAGAACTCTGAAGGATTACAACATTCAG ATCTCCTACGGCCGTTTCTCCGCGAATCCCAAAGGGAACTGCGAGATGGACTTGTTCCTAATGCACAAAGACGGCAAGAAGATAACGGACACGCACAAGAGGAACGCCCTCACCTCTCGGCTCGAGATGGAGCTCGTCCGCCCCCTCAGAGTCGACGTCGTGAGCAGGGGTCCCGACACGGAGCTCCTGGTGGTCAACCCCGTCGAGCTCTCCGGCCGGGGCCGGCCTCTCGTGTTTTACGACATCACCCTCGCCCTCAAGAATCTCAACATAAACATTTTCTCG GTCGAGATCGGAAGGCATAAAATCAACGATCGGGAATGGGAAGTGTACAGGATCCTGCTCGATGAACACGATTGCTTGTCGGCGACTCGAAACGAGATCGGAGAATGTGTGAGGAAGAAGCTAATGGGTTGGGAATGA